In a single window of the Salmo trutta chromosome 21, fSalTru1.1, whole genome shotgun sequence genome:
- the tep1 gene encoding telomerase protein component 1 isoform X1 encodes MKVLTLLQPHGAQDQQAASGGLYSNYLGQSMENRCLIHASVLPQAFSGPVSQPSSCPSLQPSRLTSTTSSLLSTTTSSLLSTTTSSLLSTTTSSLTSPCLTSPLLTSPLLSTENKFLKKDSLLFPHSLSLSSPSPLPPLFSSTLAPSTRVLPPTCSLPPPVLNVEERMGGEGRIRQPASEDALSYYEEMTVDSDQDSLMTEATTEMPVLDMVLDEEKLDQTMPFGEQEFGEMERGKDELEEELKDKKYLLLNEVCCSLVNKSTAPGQKDWDVEESVWKRIQNLSKAISTDDPQFLLKVAVYTRQELNIRITANFLLALAAHLPTTKPHVRRYFCAAVQLPSDWLEVVRLYSTCFGHSLPTCLKKALGDKFKQFNEYQLAKYNTRKHRCKHNCSRPKGKKPSTQQLEKWANMLGSDATNLQKYLKMEERPVVDKKQSEFSLKKMIKRLHIKEPAQHVLAILGKRYPGDPKAFSRSGLSGVWDRERAGQRMKLKQPDTWERKLSQEGNKASTWEKLIDSNSLPFMAMLRNLRNMITQGISERHHQKILGRLTFRKAVIQSRQFPFRFLSAYKVIMELNNMARASEKAVSSSKEILRGILKKMPKSKSLSRLDWETAGQKRMRVALGVPFVYRIYNMKKSQLKKASQRLYSQALLQQYRKALETAVQISCRYNVPPLPGRTVILFAGNMGEDGTWSATQDFCCPSDLEAENVDEAKEEKLTPSMLEVAVLLSLMIAHSAEHPQLIHFYWWGCAEVELKSDVLLDNVRHVMKQLEESQNAYDKQETFSSFMTREMTQKNKVDNIIVLGDRHLENNMDIALDRYRKDVNNNTLVVKIFFGKRTTDQSTDRNCVVLQGFSEQILRFVAERGSSRLLDHVESIDKLHHIIPPQGGAKEAEREATITPLLATPKLRWRIVRVFVSSTFRDMHGERDVLVRSVFPELRRRAAPHCLYLQEVELRWGVTEEETGRVVELCLSEVCRSQLLLGILGERYGLLPPRPSLPDLPQYSWLDSAPSGLSITEMEIRQFQALHPDTAQNRMFCYFRTPHLSRSVPVAWRSDFAPESKEAECKMADLKRRIVDSEAKVTENYPCEWGGVVDGKPYVKGLEEFGKVVLEDLWGALLKQFVEETDESDSRPDLSAQEVHQSALQRQFFGRAKLLSGAVGKVQEAQLKGGMVLLEGAPGEGKTVFMAALANALRTPTKSQKTPRGDVISFSTAATQSACTVENLLRCLVQWLRRGNEKEDLPLPSSYKDLLTEFHSQLSDTRKDQPLALLVDGAEHVQDGTGQLTSDWIPQHLPQGVSLVLSFTSTSALLQVLAKRKRAFLFPLGQLSLPDRKEIVQKELGVYGKKLSDSAFNNQLQTLLMKKGAVSPLYLHLACEDLRNFASFEKMKESLQALPPSLSELVQHSLSRLQSQYREVGLGWALAALTVSSNGLRERDLYTILNMCNGLTSGGEKATWQDMLHLARKPIKRVPMANFSHMVRSLQSLIDPSRCYGPDDLLALTNPEVKLAFKKELLLPGEADWTRAHILLAAHLWVLADPQGTCSFLHCEASSIMNLPFHLMRSGQWEALHCLLSSYNFLFASVRHGLLHHLLETYSLFGKRFKSEGIGSWDTLDQSCLTDRVGFLQRHAPILSSWPALFLQQALNEPNHTDAHVWAQGMMGKGVHVMRCLNNEQHTQTETSKLVSTFSSEPTCVVVSPGGGVMAVGTGQGTLHLIHTETGQEVRSLVSSCDGISGCVFLREGLMGTTSFDGRIELWDVENGCRTALIDGHSNRITGSDVSADRKHLATVSLDLSLKVWSSPKGGLVTALSSTSPLNCVTFDPEGHLVAAGGWDGAVRLWNWLKGEVTTLSGHQRSVRSLSFSPSSSLLCSGCLSGEVRLWSVPASTCVGRYQAHSGSTEVLTFLLGGTVLLSAGSDHTVQLWSGGLGRSVNVFGESKESVIQESVIQKGKKMSTTEPAALCVAVTGGYAAVGYHGDGLKLFSLESGERTWASKDLRVSILCLMWLAADEPELLVSGGGDQRLRVWRQEEEAGMVLLGCFGVQQGPILALAQNSSYLASASDDCSIALWAVKDLTSDPWVDPSVISVLRGHSGGVTCLAFNLTGEELLSGGKDQVLMVWNTSSSPPTLTQSLPHCHGDWITGCVWGPNCVVSCSSDCKIRVWDLQKGRSVREILARSSLSAVCCLGEFVIAGCAEGELHVWKWDSGMEISTISAHRSRIHHCSVLPDPDKTKETKQEDMVVATASDDGTVKLWHPFQVQHHSTLQGHSGGIHGAVSKQEGVPAFLTVSQDRSLRSWSVAAAMESPLNQRGTVTALSFCQSGDLLLSGYESGRVELWKHNSAVGHKKVSDSSVTAICSMPDDQFAVGCRQHSVSVWKVEWNPQHNAASLLKVSTYSVPTPVMHLYYCSILLGTCEDGNIINVLADADREIDNWKDDTQILGMVANDEKSTWLVGEKKGQIVLGFMYAMGPKTDLQSSCGKIELEMEETCGGKGGWITAVTVERELVVCGDSKGNMWFNQPPNINSWSSRKPAHSDRISVLRLTNSTIISASHDRTVKMWDRNTKKQVGVFVCAGPVLVLEVNPHCSSELVCGDGLGQLYFLSWRE; translated from the exons ATGAAGGTGCTGACTTTGCTCCAGCCTCATGGGGCCCAGGACCAGCAGGCTGCATCAGGGGGGCTCTACTCTAACTACCTTGGCCAGAGCATGGAGAACAGATGCCTGATCCATGCATCTGTGCTGCCTCAGGCCTTCTCTGGACCAGTATCCCAGCCCTCCTCCTGCCCCTCTCTCCAGCCCTCCAGGctcacctccaccacctcctccctcctctccactaccacctcctccctcctctccactaccacctcctccctcctctccactaccACCTCCTCCCTCACTTCTCCCTGTCttacctcccccctcctcacctctccactccTCAGCACAGAGAACAAATTCCTAAAGAAGGATTCACTACTcttccctcattccctctctctctcctctccctcccccctcccccctctgttcTCTTCAACCCTGGCACCCTCTACTCGTGTCCTGCCTCCTACCTGTTCTCTCCCCCCTCCGGTTCTGAATGTAGAAGAGCGGATGGGGGGAGAAGGAAGAATTAGGCAGCCTGCTTCTGAGGACGCGCTGTCTTACTATGAAGAGATGACTGTG GATTCTGACCAGGACAGCCTCATGACTGAGGCAACCACAGAGATGCCTGTCTTGGACATGGTATTGGATGAAGAGAAGTTGGACCAAACCATGCCATTCGGGGAACAGGAGTTtggtgagatggagagggggaaagatgAACTGGAGGAAGAACTGAAAGACAAAAAG TACCTGCTGCTGAACGAGGTGTGCTGTTCTCTGGTGAATAAGAGCACTGCTCCCGGTCAGAAGGACTGGGATGTAGAGGAAAGTGTCTGGAAAAGGATCCAAAACTTGTCCAAAGCCATCTCTACCGACGATCCCCAGTTTCTCCTCAAG GTTGCAGTTTACACCAGACAGGAGTTGAACATCCGTATCACAGCTAACTTCCTTTTGGCTCTAGCTGCCCATCTGCCCACCACTAAGCCACACGTGCGTAGGTACTTCTGTGCAGCTGTGCAGCTACCCTCTGATTGGCTGGAAGTGGTGAGACTCTACAGCACG TGTTTTGGCCACTCTTTACCCACCTGTCTGAAGAAAGCCCTGGGAGACAAGTTCAAGCAGTTCAACGAGTATCAGCTGGCCAAATACAACACACGCAAACATCGCTGCAAACACAATTGCTCTAGACCCAAAGGCAAG AAACCATCCACTCAGCAGTTGGAAAAATGGGCAAACATGCTTGGAAGTGATGCCACCAATCTGCAGAAATAT TTGAAAATGGAGGAGAGACCAGTGGTGGATAAGAAGCAGAGTGAGTTCAGTCTGAAGAAGATGATCAAGAGGCTCCACATCAAAGAGCCTGCTCAGCATGTCCTGGCCATACTGGGAAAGCG GTACCCTGGTGACCCCAAGGCGTTCTCCCGCAGTGGGCTCAGTGGGGTGTGGGACAGGGAGCGGGCAGGGCAGCGCATGAAGCTCAAACAGCCAGACACATGGGAACGCAAACTCAGCCAAGAGGGAAACAAAGCCTCCACCTGGGAGAAACTGATAG ATAGTAACTCTCTGCCCTTCATGGCAATGCTGAGGAACTTGAGGAATATGATAACCCAGGGCATCAGTGAGCGGCATCATCAGAAGATTCTGGGAAGACTGACCTTCAGG AAAGCAGTGATTCAGAGCAGACAGTTTCCCTTCCGTTTCCTCTCCGCCTATAAGGTCATAATGGAGCTCAACAACATGG CCCGTGCATCAGAGAAAGCGGTCTCCAGCTCTAAGGAGATCCTCAGGGGCATTCTGAAGAAGATGCCTAAGAGCAAGAGCCTCAGTCGTCTGGATTGGGAGACGGCTGGGCAGAAGAGGATGAGGGTGGCGTTAGGTGTGCCCTTTGTCTACCGCATCTACAACATGAAGAAGAGTCAGTTGAAGAAAGCCAG CCAGAGACTGTATTCGCAGGCCCTTTTGCAGCAGTACCGCAAGGCTCTGGAAACAGCGGTGCAGATCTCGTGCCGTTACAACGTGCCACCCCTCCCTGGTCGCACCGTCATCTTGTTCGCTGGTAACATGGGTGAGGACGGCACCTGGAGCGCCACTCAAGACTTCTGCTGCCCGTCTGACTTAGAGGCAGAGAATGTAGATGAAGCTAAGGAAGAGAAACTCACACCCTCT ATGCTGGAGGTGGCAGTGTTGCTGTCACTGATGATAGCCCACAGCGCTGAGCATCCCCAGCTGATCCACTTTTACTGGTGGGGTTGTGCAGAAGTAGAGCTCAAGTCGGACGTATTGTTGGATAATGTCAGGCATGTGATGAAGCAGTTAGAG GAGTCTCAGAATGCCTATGACAAGCAGGAAACATTCTCTTCTTTCATGACCAGAGAGATGACGCAGAAAAACAAG GTGGACAATATCATCGTGCTGGGGGATCGTCACTTGGAGAATAACATGGACATAGCGCTTGACCGATACAGGAAGGATGTGAACAACAACACCCTCGTAGTGAAAATCTTCTTTGGGAAAAG GACGACAGACCAATCCACAGACAGGAACTGTGTGGTACTCCAAGGCTTCAGCGAGCAGATCCTCAG GTTTGTGGCTGAAAGAGGCTCGTCTAGACTGCTGGATCACGTGGAGAGCATAGACAAGCTGCATCACATTATCCCGCCACAGGGGGGTGCTAAAGAGGCTGAGCGAGAAGCTACCATCACCCCACTTCTTGCCACTCCAAAGCTGAG ATGGCGAATCGTGCGTGTGTTTGTCTCCTCCACGTTCAGAGACATGCACGGTGAGAGAGATGTTCTGGTGCGCAGTGTGTTCCCTGAGCTCCGGCGTCGTGCGGCGCCACACTGCCTCTACCTGCAGGAGGTGGAACTGCGCTGGGGGGTGACTGAGGAGGAGACTGGGCGTGTCGTGGAGCTCTGCCTCTCAGAGGTGTGCCGTAGCCAACTGCTGCTAGGCATTCTGGGAGAGCGATATGGACTGCTACCTCCCCGTCCATCCCTACCAGACCTCCCACAATACAGCTGG CTGGATTCTGCTCCATCGGGGTTGTCCATCACCGAGATGGAGATTCGACAGTTCCAGGCCCTTCATCCAGACACAGCTCAGAATCGCATGTTTTGCTACTTCAGGACACCCCACCTGTCTAG GTCTGTTCCTGTGGCGTGGAGGTCAGACTTTGCTCCTGAGTCCAAGGAGGCTGAATGTAAGATGGCTGACCTGAAAAGAAGAATAGTGGATAGTGAAGCAAAAGTCACAGAGAA ttaCCCCTGTGAGTGGGGTGGTGTTGTGGATGGGAAGCCCTATGTGAAAGGCCTGGAGGAGTTTGGGAAGGTGGTGCTTGAGGACCTTTGGGGGGCACTGTTGAAGCAGTTTGTAGAG GAAACGGATGAAAGTGATTCCAGGCCAGATCTGTCAGCGCAGGAAGTGCACCAGAGTGCCTTGCAGCGGCAGTTCTTTGGCCGTGCCAAGCTGCTCTCTGGGGCGGTGGGGAAGGTGCAGGAGGCTCAGCTCAAAGGAGGAATGGTGCTGCTGGAGGGAGCTCCAGGAGAGGGCAAGACTGTCTTCATG GCTGCTCTGGCGAACGCCCTAAGAACTCCTACCAAGTCCCAGAAAACCCCTAGAGGTGATGTCATCTCCTTTTCCACTGCTGCTACCCAATCAGCATGCACTGTGGAAAACCTTCTACGCTGCCTTGTACAGTGGTTACGGAGAGGCAATGAAAAAGAAGACTTGCCTCTCCCTTCCTCTTATAA AGATCTGCTGACAGAATTCCACTCCCAGTTGAGTGACACCAGGAAGGACCAACCACTGGCCCTGCTAGTTGATGGGGCAGAGCATGTGCAGGATGGTACAGGACAGCTGACCTCTGATTGGATACCACAGCACCTTCCTCAG GGTGTGTCTTTGGTGCTGAGTTTCACCTCCACTTCGGCCCTGCTGCAAGTCCTCGCCAAGAGGAAACGGGCCTTCTTGTTTCCTTTAGGACAGCTTTCTTTGCCGGACAGAAAGGAGATAGTTCAGAAGGAACTTGGCGTTTACGGGAAGAAGCTTAGTGACTCCGCTTTCAATAATCAG CTTCAGACCCTTCTGATGAAGAAGGGAGCAGTGAGTCCACTTTATCTGCACCTGGCCTGTGAGGATCTGAGGAACTTTGCCTCCTTTGAAAAG ATGAAGGAGAGCCTCCAGGCTCTTCCTCCGTCTCTGAGTGAGCTGGTGCAGCACAGCCTGAGCAGACTGCAGTCCCAGTACAGAGAAGTGGGACTGGGTTGGGCGTTAGCCGCCTTGACTGTCAGCAGCAACG GCCTGAGGGAGAGAGACCTATATACCATACTGAACATGTGCAATGGCCTGACCTCTGGAGGTGAGAAGGCAACATGGCAGGATATGCTGCACTTGGCCAGAAAGCCCATAAAGCGTGTCCCAATGGCAAACTTCTCCCACATGGTGCGGAGTCTACAGAG CCTGATTGATCCATCCCGCTGTTACGGCCCAGATGACCTCCTGGCACTGACCAATCCCGAGGTCAAGCTGGCCTTTAAAAAAGAGCTCCTCCTACCAGGAGAAGCTGACTGGACCAGGGCTCATATCCTGTTGGCAG CCCATCTTTGGGTGCTGGCAGATCCTCAGGGAACATGCTCATTTCTTCACTGTGAGGCCAGCTCCATCATGAACCTGCCATTCCACCTG ATGAGAAGTGGCCAGTGGGAGGCGCTGCATTGCCTGCTCTCTAGTTATAATTTCCTGTTTGCCAGCGTGCGCCATGGCCTCCTGCACCACCTCCTGGAGACCTACAGCTTGTTTG GCAAGAGGTTCAAGTCGGAAGGTATTGGTTCATGGGACACTTTAG ACCAGAGCTGTCTGACAGATCGTGTCGGGTTCCTGCAGCGCCATGCTCCCATCCTGTCCTCATGGCCAGCCCTGTTTCTGCAGCAAGCTCTCAACGAGCCCAACCACACTGACGCCCATGTATGGGCACAAGGCATGATGGGAAAAGGGGTGCACGTGATGAGGTGTCTGAACAATGAACAACATACCCAGACGGAAACCAG TAAGCTGGTCTCCACCTTCTCCTCTGAGCCCACCTGTGTGGTTGTGAGTCCAGGGGGTGGGGTTATGGCAGTAGGGACTGGACAGGGCACCCTCCACCTCATCCACACAGAGACTGGACAG GAAGTGAGATCACTGGTGAGCAGCTGTGACGGAATCTCAGGATGTGTCTTTCTGAGGGAGGGGCTTATGGGAACTACTTCATTTGATGGACGGATTGAATTGTGGGATGTTGAGAATGGCTGCAG AACTGCCCTCATCGATGGCCACTCAAACAGAATAACAGGAAGTGACGTCAGTGCAGACAGGAAGCACCTTGCAACTGTGTCTCTGGACTTAAGCCTTAAA GTGTGGTCATCTCCAAAGGGCGGTCTGGTCACAGCCCTCTCCAGCACTAGCCCTCTGAACTGTGTGACCTTTGACCCCGAAGGTCATCTTGTGGCAGCTGGGGGTTGGGATGGGGCTGTGCGTCTCTGGAACTGGCTGAAGGGTGAAGTTACG ACTCTCTCTGGTCATCAGAGGTCAGTACgcagtctgtctttctctccctcctcttctctgctatgctctggctgtctgtctggagaGGTGAGGCTGTGGTCAGTTCCAGCCTCTACCTGCGTGGGGCGCTACCAGGCTCACAGCGGATCTACAGAGGTGCTCACCTTCCTGCTGGGAGGGACGGTACTCCTGAGTGCTGGATCTGACCACACG GTCCAGTTATGGTCAGGTGGTCTGGGTCGCTCTGTGAATGTATTTGGAGAATCCAAG GAGTCTGTTATTCAGGAGTCTGTTATTCAGAAGGGAAAGAAGATGTCAACCACGGAGCCCGCTGCTCTATGTGTGGCTGTCACTGGTGGTTATGCTGCAGTGGGTTACCATGGTGATGGGTTGAAGCTCTTCAGTCTTGAATCAG GTGAGAGGACATGGGCTAGCAAGGACCTGCGGGTGTCTATCCTCTGCCTGATGTGGCTGGCTGCAGACGAACCTGAGCTGCTGGTGTCTGGGGGCGGGGACCAGCGGCTGAGGGtgtggagacaggaggaggaggcaggcaTGGTGCTGCTGGGATGTTTTGGGGTGCAACAAGGCCCCATCCTGGCCCTGGCACAAAACTCCTCTTATCTGGCCTCTGCCTCAG ATGACTGCTCCATTGCTCTGTGGGCAGTGAAGgacttgacctctgacccctgggTTGACCCCAGTGTAATCTCTGTCCTGAGAGGTCACAGTGGAGGGGTCACCTGCCTGGCCTTCAATCTAACTGGGGAGGAGTTGCTGTCTGGTGGAAAAGATCAG GTTCTAATGGTGTGGAATACCAGTTCCTCTCCTCCTACTCTCACTCAGTCTCTACCACACTGCCATGGAGACTGGATAACTGGCTGTGTCTGGGGCCCAAACTGTGTG GTGAGCTGTTCCAGTGACTGCAAGATTCGTGTGTGGGACCTACAGAAAGGTCGCAGTGTGAGAGAGATCCTGGCGAGATCCTCCCTCAGTGCAGTCTGCTGCCTG GGAGAGTTTGTGATAGCAGGCTGTGCCGAGGGGGAGCTGCACGTGTGGAAATGGGATTCAGGGATGGAAATCAGCACGATTTCAGCTCACAGGTCACGCATACACCACTGCTCTGTGCTACCTGACCCAG ACAAGACCAAGGAGACTAAGCAGGAGGACATGGTGGTTGCTACGGCATCTGATGATGGCACAGTGAAGCTGTGGCACCCCTTCCAG GTACAGCATCACAGCACCTTGCAAGGCCACAGCGGAGGGATACATGGAGCAGTCTCAAAGCAGGAAGGAGTCCCGGCATTCCTCACTGTTTCTCAAGATCGGTCGTTGAGGTCTTGGAGCGTTGCTGCAGCAATGG AGAGTCCTCTCAACCAGAGGGGCACTGTTACCGCTCTGTCCTTCTGCCAGAGTGGGGATTTGCTACTGTCTGGCTATGAGTCTGGCAGAGTGGAGCTATGGAAACACAATTCTGCAGTTGGCCACAAAAAG GTGTCTGACAGTAGTGTAACAGCGATATGCTCCATGCCTGATGACCAGTTTGCTGTGGGATGCAGGCAACACTCTGTGTCAGTGTGGAAGGTGGAGTGGAATCCTCAGCACAATGCTGCAAG TCTGTTGAAGGTCTCCACATACTCAGTGCCTACCCCAGTGATGCACCTGTACTACTGTTCCATCCTGCTGGGAACCTGTGAGGATGGAAATATCATCAATGTCCTCGCTGACGCTGATAGAGAAATTGACAA TTGGAAGGATGACACACAAATTCTTGGGATGGTGGCCAATGATGAAAAAAGCACTTGGCTGGTGGGCGAAAAGAAAGGACAGATTGTGCTTGGCTTCATG TATGCCATGGGCCCAAAGACTGACCTGCAGTCATCATGTGGTAAAATTGAGCTAGAAATGGAGGAGACTTGTGGTGGAAAAGGTGGCTGGATAACTGCTGTGACTGTGGAAAGAG AGTTGGTGGTGTGTGGAGATTCCAAGGGGAATATGTGGTTCAACCAGCCACCAAACATCAACTCCTGGAGCAGCAGGAAACCT GCACACAGTGACAGGATCAGTGTTCTGAGACTCACCAACAGCACTATCATCTCGGCGTCCCATGACAGAACGGTCAAAATGTGGGACAGAAACACCAAGAAACAG gtgggtgtgtttgtgtgtgcgggtCCTGTTCTGGTCTTGGAGGTGAACCCACACTGCTCCAGTGAACTGGTGTGTGGCGATGGACTGGGCCAGCTCTACTTCCTCTCCTGGAGAGAATAA